The genomic region AGATCGGGTTCGTCGCGCCGGTGACCGAGGGCACGAGCGCGGCGATCGCCGACGCCGTGCACCTGGCCGAAACCTGGCTCGACGGGGTGACGGCCTTGCCTGCGGGCACCAGCAAGGCGGTGGCGTGGACGCCGACCGACTGGATCGACAACACGCTCGACCGATGGAAGCGGCTGTGCGATCCGGTGGCCGAGCAGATCTCCACGGTATGGGCCTCCGCGCTTCCCGAAGAAGCCAGGAGCATGGCCGGGCCGCTGCTGTCGATGATGACGCAGATGGGAGGCATGGCCTTCGGGTCGCAGCTGGGCCAGGCGCTGGGCAAGCTGTCACGCGAAGTGCTGACCTCCACCGACGTCGGACTGCCGCTGGGCCCAAAGGGCGTGGCGGCGCTGCTGCCGGAGGCCGTTGAGGCCATGTCGGAAGGGCTCGAGCAGCCGCGCAGCGAGATCATGACCTTCCTCGCCGCGCGCGAGGCCGCCCACCATCGCCTGTTCAGCCACGTGCCGTGGCTGGCGAGCCAGCTGCTCAGTGCCGTCGAGGCGTTCGCCCGCGGCATGAAGATCGACATGACCGGCATCGAGGAGCTCGCCCAGGGCTTCAACCCGGCCGCGCTGACCGACCCGTCACAGATGGAGCAGTTGCTCAACCAGGGCATCTTCGAGCCGAAGGCCACGCCCGAGCAGACGGCCGCGCTGGAGCGCCTCGAGACGCTGCTGGCGCTCATCGAGGGCTGGGTACAGACCGTCGTCACCGCTGCGCTCGGCGACCGGATTCCCGGCACGTCGGCGCTGTCGGAGACGATGCGGCGACGGCGCGCCACCGGGGGGCCCGCCGAGCAGACCTTCGGCACCCTGGTCGGTCTGGAGCTGCGGCCCCGCAAGATGCGCGAGGCCGCGGTGCTGTGGGAGCGGCTGACCGAGGCCGTCGGCGCCGACGCCCGCGACGGGGTGTGGCAGCATCCCGATCTACTGCCCACGACCGAGGACCTCGACGAGCCGGCCGGCTTCATCGACCGGATGATCGGCGGCGACACCAGCGGGTTCGACAGCGCCATCGCCGACGCCCTTAACCAGGAGCCCGGTCCCGAGAAGCCCGGCGACGAGGACGACGGCCCCCGCCGCTGAGCCTGTGGATAACCGGGCGGCGCAACGGCCCGGCCGTGGCACGCTCAAGCGATGACGCACTACGCGTTGAGCCCGGCGACTCCCGTCCTGCTGCGCCCCGACGGCGCCGTCCAAGTGGGCTGGGACCCGCGGCGCGCCGTGGTGATCCGTCCGCCCGGCGCGCTGTCGCCCCCCACCCTGGCCGCACTGCTGCGCCGCATGCAGTCCGGCGCCACCCTTACCGACCTGCAATCCGGCCTGCCCGCCGCCGACGCGGCGACCGTCGAGGAGCTGGTCACGTCGTTGGTCGCGGCCGGGCTGGTGACCATTCAAGCGCGGCCGCGGCTGAGGACGGCCGCCGTCCGCATCCACGGCCGCGGGCCGCTCTCGGACCTGCTGGCCGGTGCGCTGCGCTGCTCGGGCACCAGGATCACTCAGAGCAGCCGCACCCACGCCGGCGCGCCGCCGGAGCCGACGGACCTGGTGGTGCTGGCCGACTACCTGGTGGCCGATCCGCGGGTGGTTCGCGACTTGAGGGCGTGCGGCGTGGCGCACCTGCCGGTGCGGGTGCGCGACGGCGTCGGGCTGGTGGGGCCGTTGGTGATCCCAGGCGTCACTTCGTGCCTGGAGTGCGCCGATCTGCACCGCAGTGACCGCGATGCGGCCTGGCCGGCCGTCGCGGCGCAGCTGCGCCACGCCGTCGGCAGCGCCGACCGGGCCACGGTGCTGGCGACCGCGGCGCTCGCGCTCAACCAGATCGACCGCGTCGTGCGCGCGGTGCGTGGGGGCGAGGACCCGCGCCGGCCCGCCGAGCCGCCGCCCACCCTGGACACCACGCTGGAGTTCGACGTCAACGTCGGCTCGGTGCTGGCGCGGCGCTGGTCGCGCCATCCGCGGTGCTCGTGTTGACATCGGCTGTTGGCAAGTCGTTGCGATGTGTTCAGCCGCGTCGTGGATGATGGTCTGGTGAGCGAGATCAAGCGGGGCCGGGCCGCGCGCAATGCCAAGCTGGCAAGCCTGCCCGTCGGCATGGCCGGCCGGGCCGCGTTGGGCTTCGGCAAACGGTTGACCGGGAAGTCGAGGGACGAGGTCAACGCCGAACTCATGGACCGGGCCGCCCAGCAGCTGTTCACCGTGCTGGGTGAGCTCAAGGGCGGCGCCATGAAGGTCGGCCAGGCGCTGTCGGTGATGGAGGCCGCCATCCCCGAGCAGTACGGCAAGCCGTACCGCGAGGCGCTGACCAAGTTGCAGCGCGAGGCGCCGCCGCTGCCCGCCGCCAGGGTGCACCGGGTGCTCGATCAGCAACTCGGCACGAAGTGGCGTGAACGGTTCACCTCGTTCGAGGACAAGCCGATCGCCTCGGCCAGCATCGGCCAGGTGCACAAGGCGGTGTGGGCCGACGGTCGCGAGGTCGCGGTCAAGATTCAGTACCCCGGCGCCGACGAGGCGTTGCGCGCCGATTTGAAGACGATGCAGCGCATGGTCGGCGTGCTCAAGCAGCTCTCCCCCGGTGCTGACGTGGACAGCGTGGTCGACGAGTTGATCGAGCGCACCGAAATGGAACTCGACTACCGCCTGGAGGCCGACAATCAGCGCGCGTTCGCCAAGGCCTACCAGGGGCATCCCCACTTCACCGTGCCGCACATCGTGGCCAGCGCGCCGAAGGTGGTGATCCAGGAGTGGATCGAGGGCGTGCCGATGTCGGTGATCATCCGGGAGGGCACCCAGGAGCAGCGGGACCTGATGGCCACCAGGCTGTTCGAGCTCACCTACGACGCGCCGCGGCGGCTGGAGATGATGCACGGTGACGCGCATCCGGGCAATTTCATGCTGCTGCCCGACAACAAGATGGGCGTCATCGACTTCGGCGCCGTCGCTCCCCTGCCCGGCGGCATCCCGATCGAGATCGGTCTGTCGACACGCTATGCGCTGTACGACGATTACGAGAACCTGCTGACCACCATGCAGAAGATCGGGTTCGTCCAGCGCGGCGAGCAAGTCTCCAAACGCGAGATGGACGACATCATGCGGCAATACGTCGAGCCGCTGGAGGTCGAGACGTTCCACTACACGCGCACATGGCTTCAGAAGCTGACCGCGGCGAACATGAAGCCGGACCGGGCGGCGGGCCAGATCAAGGCCGCACGCCAGATGGACCTGCCCGCCAAGCTGGCGATCCCGCTTCGGGTCATCGCGTCCTGTGTTGCGATCGCGTGCCAGCTCGACGCGCATGTGCCGGCCAAACAGCTTGCCACCGAACTGATTCCGGGATTCGCCGACCAGGCTGCGTAGGTCGTCTCGCCACTCCTCCGCCGCTGCACGCGAGTCGGAAACATGTTGCGGCAGCGGTTTTCGTCATAGTTCGACGCTCGACGGGAAACCCGGCAGCGGCTACGCGGCTGCCGGGCTTCCGGTGTTCTTGCGGGGCCGTCCCCGTGGACGCTTGCGGGCGATGACCACACCCCGTTCGATGATCTCGCCGCCCCAGACGCCCCAGGGTTCCTGGCGTTCCAGCGCGGCGGCCAGGCACTCGCGGCGGATCGGGCAATCCGCGCACAGGGCCTTGGCGCGCTCGAGTTCGACGGGGTTCTCGGCGAACCACAGATCCGGATCGGCTCTGTGACACGGCACCGCCAACTTCGTTCTCTCGCGGCATGTCCCGGATGACATGTCGGGTCCTTTCTCGCTTGCTTGTCGTTTCTGTTGACTTCTGCGGGATCCGGGACTAATCGTCGAGGGCTTCGGAAAAGACGAAGGCCACGGATCCGATGACTGCGGTCCGTGGCCTTGGGGGCGAGATCTGGGCTTACCTAGGTGGTGCCCCGATCGACGGACGATGCAGTCGCGGCGGTGCGGCGCTTGCGCGGCGTAATGACGGCGGCAGCATTCGCGGCGGCGTGCGCGACGAACGCGGGATGCGCGGTGGCAGCGAAGACGACGTTGCCTACGCCGGTGAACGCGTAATGGCTCTCCATGATCTCGGCACCCTCCTTCCGCACGCGTGAACCCATCAGGTGTGTGATCTTGAGGCTAAGCCTAACAGCCCGTGGCCACAACCGATTTTCTGACCTGCGGTTTTGGCGCGATCTTTACGACTTCTGGCGGCCTTTGACCATGGCGAGGACGTCGCCGCCGTACTGCTCGAGCTTGCGCGCGCCGATTCCCGGTATCGCGACCAGCGCGGCGTCGTCGACTGGCAACGTCTCGGCGATCGCGATCAGCGTGTTGTCGGTGAACACCACGTAGGCCGGCACGCTCATCTCCTTGGCGGTGCGCAACCGCCAGTCCTTGAGTTCGGTGAGAAGGGCCTCGTCGATGTCCGAGGGGCAGCCCTCGCAGCGGCGCAACATGATCGCCGGCGGTGTGGTGAGCACGCTGTTGCAGACCCGGCAACGAGGGGTGGCGCCGCGGGGGCGCCGCGGTTTCGACGGCGCGCCGGGGTCGGCCGATGTGTTCGGGGCGATGCCGTTGAGGAAGCGTGACGGCTTGCGGGTCTGCCGTCCGCCGGGGGTTCTCGAGAGCGCCCAGCTGAGCGTGAGATGCACTCGCGCCCTGGTGATTCCGACGTAGAGTAATCGCCGTTCCTCTTCGACGGCTTCGCTGTCGGGGCCGTGGGCGAGCGCGTGGGAGATCGGCAATGTGCCGTCGGCGAGCCCGACCAGGAACACCGCGTCCCATTCCAGTCCCTTCGCGGCGTGCAACGACGCCAGCGTGACGCCCTGCACCACGGGTGGATGACGCGCGTCGGCGCGCTGCCGCAGTTCGTTGATCAACGCCCGCAGGTCCAGCGACGGGCGCAGCGCCACCTCCTCGTCGACGAGGTCGGCGAGCGCCGTCAACGCCTCCCACCGCTCGCGGGCCTTGGTGCCCGCGGGCGCTTCATCGGTGAGACCCAGCGGGTGCAGCACCGCCCGCACGACGTCGGGCAGTTTGTCGGAATCGCGTGCCGCATCCTTCTCGGAGGCGCGCTGCAGCGCGACCAGCGACTGACGGATCTCCTGGCGGCTGAAGAAACCCTCGCCGCCGCGGACCTGGAACGGGATCCCGGCCTCGGTGAGCGCTTCCTCGTAGACCTCCGACTGCGCGTTGATGCGGTAGAGCACCGCGACCTCGGCCGGTTCGGTGCCCGATTCGAGGAGTCGCTTGATGCTCTTGGCGACCGCGGCGGCCTCCGCGACCTCGTCGGGGTATTCGGCGAACGACGGCGCCGGGCCGGGGTCGCGCTGGCCGACCAGGTGCAGCTTGCTGCCCGCCATCCGGCCCCGCGCGGCGGCGATGACCCGGTTGGCCAGCGACACCACCTGCGGGGTGGACCGGTAGTCGCGTTCCAGCCGGACCACCGCGGCGTCGGGGAACCGCCGGGAGAAGTCGAGCAGATAGCGCGGGGTGGCACCGGTGAACGAATAGATGGTCTGGTTGGCGTCGCCGACGACGGTCAGGTCATCGCGGCCGCCGAGCCAGGCGTCGAGCACCCGCTGCTGCAGCGGCGTGACGTCCTGGTATTCGTCGACGACGAAGCAGCGGTAGCGGTCCCGGAACTCCTGGGCCACGGCGGCGTCGTTCTCGATCGCCGCGGCGGTGTGCAGCAGCAGATCGTCGAAATCAAGGAGTGTGGTGTCGTCGCGGCGGGTCTTGAGCGCCTCGTAGCCGGCGTAGACGGCCGCGACCTTGGCGGCGTCCAGGGGGATGTCGCGACCGGCCTGACCGACCGCAGCGGCGTAACCCTCGGGGCTGATCAACGACGACTTGGCCCACTCGATCTCGCCCGCGAGGTCCCGCACGTCATCGGTGCTGGTGCTCAGCCCGGCCCGGTTGGCGGCCTGGGCCACCACGGAGAACTTGGTGTCGAGCAGCTGCCATGAGGTGTTGCCGACGACCCTCGGCCAGAAGTACGCCAGTTGGCGGCGGGCGGCGGCGTGAAACGTCATCGCCTGCACCGAGCCGGTGCCCACACCGCCGAGAGCACCGTCGAGCGCGCGCAGCCGTCCCCGCATCTCCCCCGCCGCACGCGAGGTGAACGTCACCGCCAACACCTGCCCGGGCGCGACGTGGCCGGCGGCGACCAGATGCGCGATGCGGCGGGTGATGGTGCGGGTCTTGCCCGTGCCCGCGCCGGCCAGCACACATACCGGCCCGCGGGCGGCCAGCACGGCCTCGCGCTGTTGGTCGTCGAGGTCGTCGAAGGGGTTCGCGCCGGCGCGCGAGACGACCTCTACCGACATGCGGTCCATCTTGACAGGGCGCGGTGACAATGCGCCGGACGCCGTCGGGCATGTTCGCCCGATCAGCTACGTTGAATGGCGTTATGAGCGCAGCGCAGACTTCCGTGACCATGTACACCACCACCTGGTGTGGCTACTGCTTCCGCCTGAAAAAGGTGATGCAGAAGGAGGGCATCGCGTTCACCGAGGTCGATATCGAGAAGGATCCCGCCGCCGCGGAGTTCGTCGCATCGGTCAACGGCGGCAACCAGACGGTGCCGACCCTCAAGTTCGCCGACGGCTCGACGCTCACGAACCCGAGCGGCGCCGAGGTCAAGGCCAAGCTGACCGGTTGAGCGTCAGTCGAGTGCGGCCCAGGACTCGATGATCTCCCTGGCGATGGAGATGGAGCCGGGCAGCAGCAGCCGCGACTGCGACTGGCTGCTCCAGTCCCCGTGCTCGAGCGCATCGCGGATCTCGGCGCGGGAGAACCAGTGCGCTTCGGCGATCTCGCCGTCGTTGAAGGAGAACTCCTGCTCGGGATCGGCGATCGCGTGGAAGCCGACCATCAGCGACCGGGGGAAGGGCCACGGCTGACTGCCGAGATAGCGCACGTCGGTCACCGTCAGCCCGATCTCCTCGGCGATCTCGCGCACCACACACGACTCGAAGGACTCCCCCGCCTCGACGAAGCCGGCCAGGATCGAGAACAGCCGCTCGGGCCACACCGTCTGGCGGGCCAGGACAGCGCGGTCGTGGCCGTCGTGCACCAGGCAGATCACCGCGGGGTCGATCCGGGGGAACTCCTCGTGACCGTTGACCGGGTTGACCCGCGACCATCCGCCCTTGCTGGGCTTGGTGGGTGAACCGTCGAGGGTGCTGAACCGCGCACTGTCGTGCCAGTTGAGCAGTGCGGTCGCCGTCGCGACGAGTTGCGCGCTGACGTCGTCGAAGACCTGGCCGGCGCGGCGCAGGTCGAGTACCTCGCTCTCGGTGTGCGGATCCTCGGGTCCCTCCAGCGCCGACCGGATGCCCCAGACGTGTCTGCCGTCGACGAGCCGGCCCAGGAACACCGCGTTCTCCGGCGGTTTCGCGCCGAGGTTGGCGGCGCTGCCGAGAACCACCTGACCACCGGAGATCAGCACCTGGTTGCGCCGGTCGACTCGCAGCACCAGCGCGTCCGGCCAACCTGCCAACGCCGCGTCGACGTCTGTGCGCAGCACATCGGCCCGGTCCGCGCCGACGCGCGAGAGCAGCGGAACGTTGCGGAGCGAGAATCCGCCGGCGGTCATCGCAGTCTGTTCTTCGCGCAAGCGTCCCCCGCAAGCGGGAGGTGCCCCCACATCACCGCTCGGCGTCTTGGCTGCGGATGTAGAGCAGCCGGTCGCCGATCTCGAGGGAGTCGACCTGCGGATCGTCCACGCGCAGCAGCTTTGCGCTGCGCACCACGCCCAGCACGATGTCCGACAGATGCCGCGGCGAGCCGCCCGCCTCTTTCGGGGTGATCTCGCGCTCGGCGATGGCGAAGCCGGCGTCCGGGGTGAGCAGATCCTCCATCATCTCCACGACGCTGGGCGTCTGCACGGCGATGCCCAGCAGTCTGCCTGCGGTCTCCGATGTCACGACCGTGGAGTCGGCGCCGGACTGTTCGAGCAGATGCTGGTTCTCCGCCTCGCGGACCGCGGCGATGATCTTGGCCTTCGGGGCGAGTTCGCGGGCGGTCAGCGTGACGAGGACGGCGGTGTCGTCGCGGTTGGTGGCGACGATGATCGCCTTCGCGTGCTGGGCACTGGCCAGCCGCAGCACCTCCGAGTCCGTCGCGCTGCCGCGAACCGTCACCAGGCCGGCACTCTTGGCGCGTTCCAGCGCGGCGGGGTTCTCGTCGACGACGACGATGTCGGCCGGGGCGACCTCGTCACCGACCATGGCGGCCACCGCGGTTCGGCCCTTCGTGCCGTATCCGATGACCACGGTGTGGTTGCGCACTTTGTTCCTCCACTGCTGAATCTTGAACGCCTGCCTTGACTCGGTCGTCAAGGTCTCGACCGTCGTACCGATGAGGACGATCAGGAATGCGACCCGTAGCGGGGTGATCACCACGATGTTGACGAACCGGGCGGCCTCGGTGATCGGCGCGATGTCGCCGTAGCCGGTGGTCGACAGGGACACGGTCGCGTAGTAGAAGCAGTCGAGCAGCGACAGGCCGTTCTTCTGAGTGTCCGAATAGCCGTCGCGATCGATGTAGACGATCAACACGACGGCGCACAGCACGGCGAAGGCGATGACGATGCGCTTGGTGATGCGCGACCACGGGCTGGGGATGTCCCGGGGGATGGTGACCCGATCGACCAGGGAATGGACGGGCTGCTCGGCCAGCGATTGGTTGATCCGGCCGAGTTGGCGCCTCAACCGTCCGTTAGCCACGAGGGTCCGTCACCGCATGGGACTGCCGCACCAGCACAATGTACTCATGACCTCGCTTCCCGCCGCACTGCGGCGCGTCACCGGCATCACGCCGGCCGCCCGGATGGCCGCGATGCTGTTCGGCATCGGAACACTGCACTTCCTTGCTCCCAAACCGTTCGACGGCATCATCCCCACCGAATTGCCGGGGACGCCGAGGTTCTACACCTACGCGTCCGGGGCGGCCGAGATCGGGGTCGCGGCCGCCCTGGCCGCTCCGCGGACCCGGAAGGCCGGAGCGGCGGCGGCCGCGGCGCTGTTTCTGGCGGTGTGGCCGGGCAACTTCAACATGTGCCGACTGTGGTGGCACAAGCCGTGGCCGATGCGGGCGATCGCCATCGCTCGGCTGCCGCTGCAGATCCCGATGATCACCACGGCGCTGAAGATCTACCGCGAGTCCTAAGCGACGTCGAGCAATCGGGCCAGCGCGTCGGCGTCGGGCAGGGTGTCCGGGGTGACGGTGGTCCCGGTGCGCACGTAGTGGAACGCCGCGCGCACCTTCTCGACCGGGATGGCGTGCAGCGCGGACCACGCCAGCCGGTACACCGCAAGCTGAACGGAAGCCTGCTGTTTGACCTCCGGTGTGGCCGAGGGATCGCCGGTCTTCCAGTCGACCACGGTGACGCCGCCGTCCTCGTCGGCGAACACCGCGTCGATGCGCCCCCGCACCACCCGCCCGGCGAGGACCATGTCGAAAGGCACCTCGACGTCGACCGGTGTGCGGGCCGCCCACCCCGACACCGCGAATGCCGCCTGCAGTTCTTCGAGTTCGTCGGCCA from Mycobacterium sp. IDR2000157661 harbors:
- a CDS encoding ATP-dependent DNA helicase UvrD2, which produces MSVEVVSRAGANPFDDLDDQQREAVLAARGPVCVLAGAGTGKTRTITRRIAHLVAAGHVAPGQVLAVTFTSRAAGEMRGRLRALDGALGGVGTGSVQAMTFHAAARRQLAYFWPRVVGNTSWQLLDTKFSVVAQAANRAGLSTSTDDVRDLAGEIEWAKSSLISPEGYAAAVGQAGRDIPLDAAKVAAVYAGYEALKTRRDDTTLLDFDDLLLHTAAAIENDAAVAQEFRDRYRCFVVDEYQDVTPLQQRVLDAWLGGRDDLTVVGDANQTIYSFTGATPRYLLDFSRRFPDAAVVRLERDYRSTPQVVSLANRVIAAARGRMAGSKLHLVGQRDPGPAPSFAEYPDEVAEAAAVAKSIKRLLESGTEPAEVAVLYRINAQSEVYEEALTEAGIPFQVRGGEGFFSRQEIRQSLVALQRASEKDAARDSDKLPDVVRAVLHPLGLTDEAPAGTKARERWEALTALADLVDEEVALRPSLDLRALINELRQRADARHPPVVQGVTLASLHAAKGLEWDAVFLVGLADGTLPISHALAHGPDSEAVEEERRLLYVGITRARVHLTLSWALSRTPGGRQTRKPSRFLNGIAPNTSADPGAPSKPRRPRGATPRCRVCNSVLTTPPAIMLRRCEGCPSDIDEALLTELKDWRLRTAKEMSVPAYVVFTDNTLIAIAETLPVDDAALVAIPGIGARKLEQYGGDVLAMVKGRQKS
- a CDS encoding potassium channel family protein — its product is MANGRLRRQLGRINQSLAEQPVHSLVDRVTIPRDIPSPWSRITKRIVIAFAVLCAVVLIVYIDRDGYSDTQKNGLSLLDCFYYATVSLSTTGYGDIAPITEAARFVNIVVITPLRVAFLIVLIGTTVETLTTESRQAFKIQQWRNKVRNHTVVIGYGTKGRTAVAAMVGDEVAPADIVVVDENPAALERAKSAGLVTVRGSATDSEVLRLASAQHAKAIIVATNRDDTAVLVTLTARELAPKAKIIAAVREAENQHLLEQSGADSTVVTSETAGRLLGIAVQTPSVVEMMEDLLTPDAGFAIAEREITPKEAGGSPRHLSDIVLGVVRSAKLLRVDDPQVDSLEIGDRLLYIRSQDAER
- a CDS encoding cyclodehydratase, whose product is MTHYALSPATPVLLRPDGAVQVGWDPRRAVVIRPPGALSPPTLAALLRRMQSGATLTDLQSGLPAADAATVEELVTSLVAAGLVTIQARPRLRTAAVRIHGRGPLSDLLAGALRCSGTRITQSSRTHAGAPPEPTDLVVLADYLVADPRVVRDLRACGVAHLPVRVRDGVGLVGPLVIPGVTSCLECADLHRSDRDAAWPAVAAQLRHAVGSADRATVLATAALALNQIDRVVRAVRGGEDPRRPAEPPPTLDTTLEFDVNVGSVLARRWSRHPRCSC
- a CDS encoding DoxX family protein, with amino-acid sequence MTSLPAALRRVTGITPAARMAAMLFGIGTLHFLAPKPFDGIIPTELPGTPRFYTYASGAAEIGVAAALAAPRTRKAGAAAAAALFLAVWPGNFNMCRLWWHKPWPMRAIAIARLPLQIPMITTALKIYRES
- a CDS encoding mycoredoxin, giving the protein MSAAQTSVTMYTTTWCGYCFRLKKVMQKEGIAFTEVDIEKDPAAAEFVASVNGGNQTVPTLKFADGSTLTNPSGAEVKAKLTG
- the nudC gene encoding NAD(+) diphosphatase; translation: MTAGGFSLRNVPLLSRVGADRADVLRTDVDAALAGWPDALVLRVDRRNQVLISGGQVVLGSAANLGAKPPENAVFLGRLVDGRHVWGIRSALEGPEDPHTESEVLDLRRAGQVFDDVSAQLVATATALLNWHDSARFSTLDGSPTKPSKGGWSRVNPVNGHEEFPRIDPAVICLVHDGHDRAVLARQTVWPERLFSILAGFVEAGESFESCVVREIAEEIGLTVTDVRYLGSQPWPFPRSLMVGFHAIADPEQEFSFNDGEIAEAHWFSRAEIRDALEHGDWSSQSQSRLLLPGSISIAREIIESWAALD
- a CDS encoding macrolide-binding ATPase MABP-1, encoding MDDGLVSEIKRGRAARNAKLASLPVGMAGRAALGFGKRLTGKSRDEVNAELMDRAAQQLFTVLGELKGGAMKVGQALSVMEAAIPEQYGKPYREALTKLQREAPPLPAARVHRVLDQQLGTKWRERFTSFEDKPIASASIGQVHKAVWADGREVAVKIQYPGADEALRADLKTMQRMVGVLKQLSPGADVDSVVDELIERTEMELDYRLEADNQRAFAKAYQGHPHFTVPHIVASAPKVVIQEWIEGVPMSVIIREGTQEQRDLMATRLFELTYDAPRRLEMMHGDAHPGNFMLLPDNKMGVIDFGAVAPLPGGIPIEIGLSTRYALYDDYENLLTTMQKIGFVQRGEQVSKREMDDIMRQYVEPLEVETFHYTRTWLQKLTAANMKPDRAAGQIKAARQMDLPAKLAIPLRVIASCVAIACQLDAHVPAKQLATELIPGFADQAA
- a CDS encoding zinc-dependent metalloprotease, with the protein product MSTVEGMPDVPFGFSPGDDPERDKRKKDPESGSGADPFSSGFGPGGSEFDISQLGQIFTRLGEMFSGAGNVMAGGTQSGPVNYDLARQLASSQIGFVAPVTEGTSAAIADAVHLAETWLDGVTALPAGTSKAVAWTPTDWIDNTLDRWKRLCDPVAEQISTVWASALPEEARSMAGPLLSMMTQMGGMAFGSQLGQALGKLSREVLTSTDVGLPLGPKGVAALLPEAVEAMSEGLEQPRSEIMTFLAAREAAHHRLFSHVPWLASQLLSAVEAFARGMKIDMTGIEELAQGFNPAALTDPSQMEQLLNQGIFEPKATPEQTAALERLETLLALIEGWVQTVVTAALGDRIPGTSALSETMRRRRATGGPAEQTFGTLVGLELRPRKMREAAVLWERLTEAVGADARDGVWQHPDLLPTTEDLDEPAGFIDRMIGGDTSGFDSAIADALNQEPGPEKPGDEDDGPRR
- a CDS encoding WhiB family transcriptional regulator, with translation MSSGTCRERTKLAVPCHRADPDLWFAENPVELERAKALCADCPIRRECLAAALERQEPWGVWGGEIIERGVVIARKRPRGRPRKNTGSPAAA